In the genome of Methanobrevibacter gottschalkii DSM 11977, the window ACCTGATTATCATCTAATGTATCAAAGTCAACAGTAACTGCAATAGGAATACCAATTTCGTCAGCTCTGGCATATCTTTTACCAATAGTTCCGGTAGCATCATATTCTACTTTAAATCCGTTCATTCTGAATTGTTCAGTTAATTCTTGGGCAATTTCACGAGGTCCTTCTTTGTTAACAAGAGGAAAAATTCCAAGTTGAACTGGAGCAACACTTTTGTCAAATCTGAAGTAATCTTTTCCTTCAGTTTCTGTAAATGAATGTAATAAGACGGAATATGTAATACGATCAATACCAAATGATGGTTCAATAACGTGAGGAATGATTTTTTCACCGGTTATCTCTTCTTCAACATCTTCAAAGATGAGTAAGTCTTCTGGCACTTCATATACTTTATCTAATTCTACTGTAAATTTACCTTCAGATTTAATTGCTGATTTAATATCTTCAACATTTGCATCTTCAATAGCCTGTTTTACTTTAGGTGAATCCCCTTTAAATATAGGTCCGAATTTAGATAAATTTGGCTTAACAATGGTTTTTTGAACTTTTTTAGGTTTATCGTATTCAATAAACACGTTTAGTTCATCATTACTGTATTTGGAGTGTGAACTTAAGTCATAATCCCCTCTATCAGCTATTCCTATAATTTCAACCCAACCATATTTGTCGGTTTTAACTTCAACGTCCCAACAGTCAAGTGCATAGTGGGCCATTTCCCCTTTTAAGTGTTGTCTGAATCTTAAAACATCTTCAGGAATTCCAATTTCAGTTAAAAATTTACGAGCTAAGTATAACTGGTAGATTAACATTTCGTTAGCTACAATTCCTTTGTCAAGTGCTTCACGAGCAGTGATTTCCAATGGTTCTAAATTTTTTTCCTGAACTTCTTGTGAGTTTAGGCGCAATATGACATTTTCTATTTGTGAGAATTTTGGATGTGTCTTTTCTTTAGGGTTTAAAAAGATTTCTGCTTCTGCTTGTGTGAATTCTCTAAGTCTAATAACTCCTTGTCTTGGGGAAATTTCATTTCTGTATGCTTTACCAAGTTGAACCGCTCCAAATGGGAGTTTTCCTCTGAAAAATCTTTCCAAACGTTTGAATAAAATGAAGATTCCTTGTGCAGTTTCAGGTCTCATGTAACCTATTTTATCTCCTTTAGCTCCAATTTCTGTTTTAAACATTAAATTGTAATTCCAAATGTTTGATAAGTTACCGCCGCATTCCGGACATTTAATGTTATTGTCAATAACTATCTGGTCAAGTTCTTCATTCTCAAGGCTTTCCACATCTTCACCAATAACTTCTTCAATAATGTGATCCGCTCTGAATACTTCTCCACAGTCTTCACATTTACACATCGGATCGGTAAAGTTATCAACATGCCCTGATGCTTTTAAAACTTCTTTTGGCATTACGGTCGGACCTTCAATTTCGTAAAATCCTTCACCGGATACATATTGCTTTCTCCATTTCTGCATGATATTATTTTTTAGACTAGCTCCAAGAGGTCCATAATCTGTAAAACCAGACACACCAGAGTAAATTTCAAATGAAGGCCATAAGAATCCTCTTTTTGAACTTATATTTGACATTTTATCATGATTCATAAATATTATCTCCAATTTATTTTTTTAATTCGTAATCTAATTTAACTCTACTACTTTCAGGACTAGTTTGCCCCATATATTTGCTTTGCCTATCTGGATGTCCGTAAGGAACTTCTGAAGGTGTGGTCATGGTTTCAAATACAATTTGACATACTCTCTGGCCGGGGTATAAAGCAACCGGCATCGCACCAATATTTGATATTTCTAATGTGATTTTACCTTCAAAACCGGGATCAATAAAACCTGCTGTAACATGCATTGTAACACCAAGCCTTCCCATACTTGAACGGCCTTCAACTCTTGCAACTAAATCATCAGGTACTTTAACATATTCTAATGTAGTGGCAAGGGCAAATTCATTAGGATGAATAATAAATGCTTCACCTTCATTAACAGTAGTTGATTCCATATACGATGCAATGTCTTCTTCATCTTTTGGATCAATGTAGGGTTTTCTAATAACTTTAAATACTTTAAATTCATCTCCTAATCTCATATCAACTGAAGATGGTTGTATCTGTTTTTCATCTAAAAGAGGTTCAATACCGATTTTACCTTCTTCTAAATATTTTTTTATGTCTTTATCACTTAAAATAGCCATTTTCTCACACAAACAAGTTTTTTATAATTCTTTAATTTCAATTAAATCATCAATTCTATTAACTATGTTGTCAATAGTTTTAGCAGTATAATCTATTGTAATTGCATCAAATTTACAAGCATTAACACAAAGGCCACAGCCTTTACAAGTATCATAATCAATAGTTATTTTATTATTCTCTAAACTGATGGAGCCATACATGCAAATGTCATCTAAACATTTCATACAATGTTTGCAGTTATCTTCATGAAGCTTTATTTCAACACCATTAAGTTTTTCTATTTTATCACTTATATCCTCATCTAAATTCGGATAAACTTTCCATAAACAACAACAAGGACAGCAATGGCATATTGTTAAAAGTCCTTTTCCAGGTCGTATATTCATCCAAATAGTATCAATTTTATTTCTTCCAATAATATGGGTTAATCCCGCCTCATCAGCTTTGTCAATTTGAGCTAACGCTTCGTCAACAGTAGCTTTCTTACCAATATGATTCGGAATCTTTCTAGTGGTTGGACCAAGAAATATACATCCGATATCGTGAGGATAATCCTGACAGTCATTTGATTCTCTACAAAGGCATGTGTTCATAATTACAATGTCTTCGCTGCGTTTAACAACTTCTTTAATAATGTCTGTTGGTAAAAATTCAGAGCCTTCAGACTCAATTTTTTTATTTATATTAACAGTATTGGGCACAACAACAATTTCATCTTCTTCAAAAAGCATTTTATCGATGAATTTTTTGTATATTTTAGATTTTTTGGTAATCTCCGCAATCCAAAATCTCCAGTTAAAAATATATTTAAGGACGAATATGCTGATGTCTACAAATCTTATTCTTCTCATTGTTCACCAAATTTATTTTTCATTCGCCTTAATATGCCTTTAAAAGTATGTGCTTCTCTTGATGTAATGAAAGCTCTTGAAATTATGTTGTTAAAAGTTTTAAGACCATTTCTTTTTTTATGGTCTGGAATATCCAAACTGTTGATTATCTCTTTCATATCCATTAATAAAAATTCTTTTTCCAAATCACTACTTTCATCAAGTCCTTCAGCACCATAGTCATGTTTATTTCTAAATAATTCATAAAATATGATTGCCGCTGCATGGGAAATATTCATAATAGGATAAGTTGGATCGGTCGGAATTGAAACACAAATGTCACAATCCTCAATTTCTTTATTTGTAAGTCCATTTCCTTCTCTTCCAAATAATATTGCTATTTTATTTGAAACATTCATTGACCTGCCAAGTTCTTCGGGTCTAATTGGAATTCTTGATAAATTATAACTTCCACCGGCCATCCCTGTTGAAGCAACTTTAAAATCAATTCTTTGGGATTGATAAAAATCATCCAGGGTAGGGTATATTTTTGCATTCTCAACAATATATTTGCCATGGGTCGCCTGATAATATGCTTCATTTGTTAATGTGGGTGGATTAATTAATACTAAATTCTTCAATCCGAAATTTGCCATAGTTCTTGCAAGAAAACCAATATTTCCGGGAGTTTCACATTCAACAAAAACAATGTAAATATTTTCTTTAAAAAGACTAATTTCTTTTTTTTCCTGCTTTTTTATTAATTTTGCTCTTGCAGTTCCTCTAGACTGGCTTGTAGACTTAGCTTTTTTAGTTGAAGTTGATTTTTTCTCATCATCTGATTTTTCTTTTTCTTTAGGTGAGTTTAGAGAGGTAGTTTCAACTACTTTTTCCTCACTAACTGCAGTATCTCCTATTTTAATCAACTCCTAACAAGATTATTCATAAGCTTTATCTAATAACTCTAAAATATGTATACATTTGATGTTGTCATATCCTATTTCATTTAAACCGTCTTGAATATTCAATTCGCAAAAAGGACATATTGTAACAACTGCATCAGCACCGGTATCTTTAACCATTTCTGCTTTTGATTTTGCCAATTCCATTGCAATTTCCGGTTTTCCGGATTTGATTCCTCCACCTGCACCACAACATTGACAAGGATATAACATTTCTTTAAATTCAACACCGGGTATTTTCTCAATAATCTCTCTAGGCGCATCTTTAATGCCTTGACTTCTGGCTAAGTGGCATGGATCATGATATGTAACAGTCATATTAACGTCTTTAAGTTTACTTTCATCGAGTTTATCTACTAAAAATTCACTAATGTCCATCACATTTAATTTTGAACCGAATTCTGGATGATTATTTTTTAAAGTAGCTCCACATCCAGAACAAACGGTAATAATGGTATCATAATCTTTGAATACTTCTTTATTTTTATCAACAAGATCCTGTACAATGTCTGTCTGACCAGTTCTTAAAAGTGGAGA includes:
- a CDS encoding 4Fe-4S binding protein, whose protein sequence is MRRIRFVDISIFVLKYIFNWRFWIAEITKKSKIYKKFIDKMLFEEDEIVVVPNTVNINKKIESEGSEFLPTDIIKEVVKRSEDIVIMNTCLCRESNDCQDYPHDIGCIFLGPTTRKIPNHIGKKATVDEALAQIDKADEAGLTHIIGRNKIDTIWMNIRPGKGLLTICHCCPCCCLWKVYPNLDEDISDKIEKLNGVEIKLHEDNCKHCMKCLDDICMYGSISLENNKITIDYDTCKGCGLCVNACKFDAITIDYTAKTIDNIVNRIDDLIEIKEL
- a CDS encoding TrmJ/YjtD family RNA methyltransferase, producing MIKIGDTAVSEEKVVETTSLNSPKEKEKSDDEKKSTSTKKAKSTSQSRGTARAKLIKKQEKKEISLFKENIYIVFVECETPGNIGFLARTMANFGLKNLVLINPPTLTNEAYYQATHGKYIVENAKIYPTLDDFYQSQRIDFKVASTGMAGGSYNLSRIPIRPEELGRSMNVSNKIAILFGREGNGLTNKEIEDCDICVSIPTDPTYPIMNISHAAAIIFYELFRNKHDYGAEGLDESSDLEKEFLLMDMKEIINSLDIPDHKKRNGLKTFNNIISRAFITSREAHTFKGILRRMKNKFGEQ
- the dcd gene encoding dCTP deaminase — encoded protein: MAILSDKDIKKYLEEGKIGIEPLLDEKQIQPSSVDMRLGDEFKVFKVIRKPYIDPKDEEDIASYMESTTVNEGEAFIIHPNEFALATTLEYVKVPDDLVARVEGRSSMGRLGVTMHVTAGFIDPGFEGKITLEISNIGAMPVALYPGQRVCQIVFETMTTPSEVPYGHPDRQSKYMGQTSPESSRVKLDYELKK
- the glyS gene encoding glycine--tRNA ligase, with protein sequence MNHDKMSNISSKRGFLWPSFEIYSGVSGFTDYGPLGASLKNNIMQKWRKQYVSGEGFYEIEGPTVMPKEVLKASGHVDNFTDPMCKCEDCGEVFRADHIIEEVIGEDVESLENEELDQIVIDNNIKCPECGGNLSNIWNYNLMFKTEIGAKGDKIGYMRPETAQGIFILFKRLERFFRGKLPFGAVQLGKAYRNEISPRQGVIRLREFTQAEAEIFLNPKEKTHPKFSQIENVILRLNSQEVQEKNLEPLEITAREALDKGIVANEMLIYQLYLARKFLTEIGIPEDVLRFRQHLKGEMAHYALDCWDVEVKTDKYGWVEIIGIADRGDYDLSSHSKYSNDELNVFIEYDKPKKVQKTIVKPNLSKFGPIFKGDSPKVKQAIEDANVEDIKSAIKSEGKFTVELDKVYEVPEDLLIFEDVEEEITGEKIIPHVIEPSFGIDRITYSVLLHSFTETEGKDYFRFDKSVAPVQLGIFPLVNKEGPREIAQELTEQFRMNGFKVEYDATGTIGKRYARADEIGIPIAVTVDFDTLDDNQVTVRDRDSEAQERIPIAELADYVEKYYK